From a single Cryptococcus neoformans var. neoformans B-3501A chromosome 3, whole genome shotgun sequence genomic region:
- a CDS encoding hypothetical protein (HMMPfam hit to HPPK, 7,8-dihydro-6-hydroxymethylpterin-pyrophosphokinase (HPPK), score: 174.5, E(): 2.1e-49; HMMPfam hit to Pterin_bind, Pterin binding enzyme, score: 238.8, E(): 9.5e-69) produces MPPDTITISSLTLHLPHGLGPSAFHLTPSPPCPALLSLTIHLVPNSVSATAAGDSMAGLGVNYSSVSKAVYALANDAEKVWSGPWELMRAVSAIPLGFDDVQSVDIRLGLPKALLHALEAVYKASYAKNGEETGRSCTIRDLKVVCIVGLHEHERKEKQRLELDVKVRGGDWNVWGHKGFADEIYDFVSNSAYGTIESLNHELGQHLLKSRYLGDPTQSHLEITIRKPSAIPFATPSITIHRSQADYAPSLPSGTACNAPREALERVFVAVGSNIGDRVANITRAVSLLEEAGCKLLGTSRLYESEPMYVEDQDRFINGVIELATPLEPLEVLRLLKHIEKAVGRTKTFTNGPRVIDLDLVFYGHRVVKIGNETDEEDEHGIKWLECPHKRLREREFVLRPLADIDPEFTHPALRRSVGQLLASLPTTFPPSLSPIIPLHSHASPLRLSIPASPYIMAIFNTTPDSFSDGDPARTNVEYALAACEKLLKGPEPPAILDIGGMSTRPGSEPCSEEDELSRVIPLVKAIRSSSDPIVASIPISIDTYRPSVAKAAVEAGASIINDVRGGQEPGMLRVMAEADVPVVLMHSRGDSKTMIAADVQDYDSFGGVIKGVIQEMRALVEQALKSGVKRWNIILDPGLGFAKSSSQSLTLLKHLPDLVLPGTGLERLPMLVGASRKGFVGQTIKRAVPKERSFGDAAVSGWCASSGVVDILRVHEPREMAEVVKMACAIRDAE; encoded by the exons ATGCCCCCGGATACGATaaccatctcatctctcacACTTCACCTGCCACATGGCCTAGGTCCGTCCGCCTTTCACCTCACCCCGTCCCCTCCCTGTCCagcccttctctccctcacAATTCACCTCGTCCCCAACTCTGTCTCTGCCACCGCCGCAGGGGACTCCATGGCAGGCCTTGGAGTAAATTACTCTTCAGTATCCAAAGCGGTATATGCCCTTGCGAATGATGCCGAAAAGGTATGGAGCGGACCATGGGAGCTGATGCGCGCTGTCAGTGCCATCCCGCTAGGGTTTGACGATGTCCAGAGCGTAGATATCCGTCTAGGCCTTCCAAAGGCACTGCTACATGCTCTAGAAGCTGTGTACAAGGCGTCCTATGCCAAAAATGGCGAAGAAACCGGCAGGAGTTGTACAATCCGGGACTTGAAGGTAGTGTGTATTGTGGGACTACATGAGCatgagagaaaagagaaacaGAGGCTGGAGTTGGATGTCAAGGTCAGAGGAGGCGACTGGAATGTTTGGGGACACAAGGGATTTGCAGATGAAATATACGAC TTTGTGAGCAACTCGGCTTACGGAACTATCGAATCGCTGAACCACGAACTGGGACAACATCTTCTGAAGAGTCGCTATCTGGGGGATCCCACTCAATCTCATCTAGAAATTACAATCAGGAAACCATCGGCAATACCTTTCGCTACTCCAAGCATCACGATTCATCGCTCACAGGCCGACTATGCGCCAAGTCTACCATCTGGCACCGCTTGCAATGCACCACGCGAAGCCCTTGAGAGGGTATTCGTGGCTGTCGGTTCCAATATCGGTGACAGAGTAGCCAACATCACAAGAGCCGTAAGCCTTTTAGAGGAGGCTGGATGTAAATTGCTAGGTACTAGTAGACTGTACGAGAGTGAACCGATGTATGTGGAAGATCAGGACCGGTTCATCAATGGTGTCATTGAG CTAGCTACACCACTTGAGCCCTTGGAAGTTCTTCGATTGCTCAAACACATAGAGAAAGCTGTCGGGCGTACAAAGACATTCACGAATGGTCCTCGAGTCATCGATCTAGATTTGGTCTTTTATGGTCACCGAGTGGTTAAAATTGGCAACGAAactgatgaggaagatgaacatGGGATCAAATGGTTAGAATGCCCTCACAAAAGACTACGTGAGCGAGAGTTTGTTTTGAGGCCGCTGGCCGA cATTGATCCAGAGTTCACGCACCCTGCGCTTCGCCGATCCGTCGGCCAGCTTCTCGCCAGTCTTCCAACCACGTTTCCgccatctctttcacctATAATCCCCTTACACTCTCACGCTTCTCCCCTTAGGCTTTCCATCCCTGCCTCCCCATACATCATGGCCATCTTCAATACAACACCAGATTCATTTTCTGATGGCGATCCCGCCAGGACGAATGTCGAATATGCGCTCGCCGCTTGCGAAAAGCTGTTAAAAGGACCTGAGCCTCCGGCTATTCTCGACATTGGGGGAATGTCCACGCGCCCAGGTTCTGAACCCTGttcagaggaagacgagctCAGTCGCGTTATCCCACTTGTCAAAGCCATCCGATCATCAAGTGATCCCATCGTTGCATCGATTCCGATATCAATTGATACTTATCGACCGTCAGTTGCCAAGGCTGCTGTTGAAGCTGGTGCGTCCATCATTAACGACGTCCGTGGTGGACAAGAGCCAGGAATGTTGCGGGTCATGGCAGAAGCAGACGTTCCTGTTGTTCTGATGCATTCTAGGGGTGATTCAAAAACCATGATTGCAGCGGATGTCCAGGATTATGATAGTTTCGGAGGTGTCATCAAGGGTGTGATACAGGAGATGAGGGCCTTGGTAGAGCAGGCCTTGAAGTCTGGCGTCAAACGATGGAATATCATCCTCGATCCTGGCTTGGGCTTTGCCAAGTCTTCCTCTCAAAGCTTAACATTGCTCAAACACCTGCCTGATCTTGTCCTTCCAGGGACcggactggagagactTCCGATGTTAGTAGGTGCCAGCAGAAAGGGATTTGTAGGTCAGACCATAAAACGGGCTGTACCAAAAGAGAGGAGTTTTGGAGATGCGGCTGTCAGCGGTTGGTGCGCTTCCAGTGGAGTTGTGGACATCTTGAGAGTCCATGAGCCTAGAGAGATGGCTGAAGTTGTAAAAATGGCATGTGCTATTAGGGATGCAGAGTAG
- a CDS encoding hypothetical protein (Match to EST gb|CF187069.1|CF187069; HMMPfam hit to CoaE, Dephospho-CoA kinase, score: 246.2, E(): 5.6e-71): MLIVGLTGGIASGKSTVSKLLSERHHLPIIDADLIAREVIEPGTSGYSLVVSHFGPDRILQEDGVSLDRGAIGDIIFHDPEERKWLNGVVHPRVKKEMVKRIIRYWLNGEWCVIVDVPLLIEAGMWKWVGDTVVVYVNERLQLSRLLGRQSNPPLTQSQASSRIASQLPLSAKLSYATSVIDNSGSFSDLNDQVDRTVAKWKAQQGGDSGWWWRVCWLVPPVGLAAGALSLLAVWRKGKKDRRRGRGEVSRRDNSEQASERIELMELKGGRRRTASGSVTDEE, translated from the exons ATGTTGA TCGTCGGTCTTACCGGCGGCATCGCTTCCG GCAAATCAACCGTCTCCAAACTGCTCTCTGAAagacatcatcttccgatTATAGATGCTGATCTCATTGCTCGCGAGGTCATTGAGCCTGGCACATCCGGTTACTCCCTCGTTGTCTCACACTTTGGCCCTGACCGCATCTTGCAGGAAGACGGAGTATCGCTCGATAGAGGAGCTATAGGTGATATCATCTTTCATGATCctgaggaaagaaagtggTTGAATGGGGTCGTGCACccgagggtgaagaaggagatggtcAAACGGATCATAAGATATTGGCTAAATGGGGAATGGTGTGTGATCGTTGATGTGCCGCTATTGATTGAAGCGGGTATGTGGAAGTGGGTGGGGGATACTGTCGTGGTATATGT CAATGAGCGTCTCCAGCTGTCGCGCCTCCTCGGTCGCCAATCTAATCCTCCTTTGACCCAATCCCAAGCTTCAAGCCGAATTGCATCTCAGTTACCACTATCGGCCAAGCTTTCCTACGCCACGTCTGTCATTGACAATTCCGGTTCATTTTCAGACCTGAACGATCAGGTCGATAGGACGGTTGCCAAGTGGAAGGCACAGCAAGGCGGAGATTCCggttggtggtggagggttTGCTGGTTAGTACCGCCCGTGGGGCTAGCAGCTGGTGCATTGAGCTTGCTAGCTgtttggaggaagggcaaaaaagacaggaggagagggagaggagaggtCTCAAGGAGGGACAATTCCGAGCAAGCATCAGAAAGGATAGAGCTCATGGAACTGAAGGGGGGAAGACGGAGAACTGCGAGTGGGAGTGTCACGGACGAAGAATAA
- a CDS encoding hypothetical protein (HMMPfam hit to NPR2, Nitrogen permease regulator 2, score: 226.3, E(): 5.6e-65), whose translation MGATGESFLPQVVGLFYATFDPSLGPVVRYQVPENLISDSTTEEARSPSNSRSRSRSRASRFVSPSPSPSPLPNRTLLNFGPISEYVIPKKSLHGRLVTLLTTGTGCDEDEQAGYRVMGFPNVMTAPEGTYTRNEYMWNLCFVFHSSSSLEAFEPVVRKCARILRSAERDSAYLSKPSPDHTALPAVLEQLFEDLNSYSETSIPLDGFNSLELKLFPFYPNPPDCEDWHVPVALVDLNAHKDDNWDITAARVCQFIDGVNHVKKIAELAKADEALTRETLRHMLYYQVIMMIDIFQYSNMYTLKPIISRLSADETIISECACYVTRSGFPLPDWPTLLQLYSRFQPGITVHDWIEAHEVLSMGIDPRRFVSFGIIKGFLRRVNRWPKLVERREPLIHVPEHRKRVGFDDSVRGNSSGFYRDRDRSQSQIHLYQQGHQHTSGFHPNDSAASLSRGILGGESTFTLRSVGSNASLGVSPSSIPTRTPPSLHGRSPRRHPFAPSTAGTGSTHTALPRSHVSAAESHPSTSSRRAIGGSITGTNTTGGLVPGGSGFNIRYGLNTRQREEAAAVKQAEELEEELIGFLDGSHHADEIQVRFGWSWGQLEKILGLDEMTGGMGRKGVTVVYR comes from the exons ATGGGCGCCACTGGAGA gtccttccttccccagGTAGTCGGA CTCTTCTACGCCACCTTCGACCCGAGCCTCGGCCCTGTCGTCCGGTACCAGGTGCCCGAGAACCTCATCTCAGACAGCACGACCGAAGAGGCACGCTCACCCTCAAACTCCCGCTCGCGCTCGCGCTCTCGGGCATCCCGCTTCGTCTCCCCGTCCCCCTCTCCGTCTCCCCTGCCAAACAGGACCCTTCTCAACTTTGGGCCCATCTCCGAATACGTCATCCCCAAAAAGTCGCTTCACGGCCGTCTCGTCACGCTTCTCACCACCGGCACGGGGtgcgacgaggatgaacagGCGGGGTACAGAGTTATGGGTTTCCCCAATGTCATGACGGCGCCAGAAGGCACATATACACGGAATGAGTATATGTGGAACCTGTGTTTCGTGTTCCATTCTTCGAGCTCGCTGGAGGCCTTTGAGCCGGTCGTGAGGAAATGCGCGAGGATTCTGAGAAGCGCAGAA CGTGATTCTGCCTATCTTTCAAAGCCATCGCCGGACCACACAGCACTGCCTGCGGTTCTAGAACAGCTGTTTGAGGACCTAAACTCTTACTCCGAGACAAGTATACCTTTAGACGGTTTCAACTCTCTGGAGCTCAaactctttcctttttatC CAAATCCTCCCGATTGCGAGGACTGGCATGTCCCTGTTGCTCTTGTTGACCTCAATGCGCACAAAGACGACAACTGGGATATTACGGCTGCAAGGGTCTGTCAGTTTATCGATGGGGTCAATCATGTCAAGAAGATTGCAGAGCTTGCCAAGGCGGACGAGGCTTTGACTCGAGAGACATTACGACATATGCT GTATTACCAGGTGATCATGATG ATTGACATCTTCCAATACTCCAATATGTACACCCTCAAACCAATAATATCCCGATTGTCTGCCGATGAAACCATCATTTCCGAATGCGCCTGCTATGTTACACGCTCCGGTTTTCCTTTACCCGATTGGCCCACACTTCTGCAGCTTTACAGCCGCTTTCAACCCGGCATCACGGTGCATGACTGGATAGAAGCGCACGAGGTTCTTTCAATGGGTATAGACCCCCGGAGATTCGTGTCTTTCGGTATCATCAAGGGTTTTCTCCGTCGAGTGAACCGTTGGCCAAAGCtggtggaaaggagagaacCGCTCATCCATGTCCCAGAGCATCGAAAAAGAGTGGGGTTCGATGACTCTGTACGGGGGAATTCCAGCGGGTTTTATAGAGACCGTGACCGCTCTCAATCCCAGATACATCTTTATCAGCAAGGTCATCAGCATACCAGTGGCTTTCACCCCAACGATTCTGCCGCGTCTCTCAGTCGAGGCATTCTTGGCGGAGAATCAACATTCACCCTCCGCTCCGTCGGATCCAATGCCTCGCTAGGcgtttctccttcctcaatACCTACACGTACTCCACCATCACTGCACGGAAGATCCCCTCGCCGGCACCCTTTCGCCCCCTCTACCGCGGGAACTGGCAGCACACATACTGCACTCCCACGTTCCCACGTTTCCGCCGCCGAGTCACATCCATCGACGTCCTCCCGCCGGGCGATAGGTGGAAGTATCACGGGAACCAACACCACAGGCGGTCTCGTCCCGGGCGGTAGCGGCTTCAATATTAGATACGGCTTGAATACCAGACAGAGGGAGGAAGCCGCTGCAGTCAAACAGGCCgaggagctggaggaagagttgataGGATTTTTAGATGGGAGTCATCATGCAGATGAGATCCAAGTGAGATTCGGATGGAGCTGGGGCCAGCTGGAAAAGATCCTTGGACTGGACGAAATGactggaggcatgggaagaaaaggtgtAACAGTAGTCTATCGTTGA
- a CDS encoding hypothetical protein (HMMPfam hit to AAA, ATPase family associated with various cellular activities (AAA), score: 80.4, E(): 4.6e-21), whose translation MFRSPLPQRTSHNSASEAGPSIPTPIPTDGDAVTLENASNTTGEATLSSSGSSEGESLISKMMADNPYFSAGAGLMGIGVALTALRRSITLGATMAQRRMLVTLEIPSKDRSYPWFLEWMAHQSAAQTRGNVKPPGLFGWGQGMRSHELAVETSYKQHENGASEAIFNLVPGPGTHYFKYGGAWFQVKRERDSKLMDLHSGTPWETLTLTTLSTSRDLFSSLLEEARTLAEASTEGKTVVYTAWGVEWRPFGKPRRRREMGSVVLGKGIAEEIESDLKGFLGRGKWYAERGIPYRRGYLLHGPPGSGKTSFIQALAGSLNYNICLMNLSERGLTDDKLNHLLGLVPERSFVLLEDIDSAFNRRVQTSEDGYKSSVTFSGLLNALDGVASSEERIIFMTTNHYDRLDPALIRPGRVDIQQLLDDAAGEQAKRLFVKFYGNSVNEDGTKGRVLREGELPLNDEEVESLGNSVQRIVDDERAHGKVVSMASLQGHFIRTGAKESLDGIRELCRPREGQA comes from the exons ATGTTTAGATCACCCTTACCTCAGCGGACCAGTCATAATTCTGCCTCAGAAGCTGGGCCCTCGATCCCTACACCGATACCGACAGACGGAGATGCTGTCACACTTGAAAATGCCAGTAACACAACTGGGGAAGCTACTTTATCCTCAAGTGGCTCATCCGAAGGAGAGTCATTAATATCCAAGATGATGGCGGATAA TCCTTACTTCTCAGCAGGTGCTGGACTTATG GGGATTGGTGTGGCCCTGACAGCATTGCGTCGCTCTATAACATTAGGAGCTACCATGGCTCAACGAAGAATGTTGGTGACTCTTGAAATCCCTTCCAAAGATCGGTCATACCCATGGTTCCTCGAGTGGATGGCCCATCAGTCAGCGGCCCAGACCAGAGGAAATGTTAAACCACCCGGTCTGTTTGGTTGGGGTCAAGGCATGAGAAGTCACGAGCTAGCTGTGGAAACAAGTTACAAGCAGCACGAAAATGGGGCCAGCGAAGCCATTTTCAATTTAGTGCCAGGGCCGGGTACACATTACTTCAAATATGGAGGGGCCTGGTTTCAA GTAAAACGCGAGCGGGATTCTAAACTCATGGACCTGCACTCCGGAACGCCTTGGGAGACACTGACTCTGACAACACTCTCAACTTCGCGAGAcctcttttcatctctccttGAGGAGGCACGAACGCTTGCTGAAGCCTCGACTGAGGGTAAGACTGTTGTTTATACTGCGTGGGGTGTCGAGTGGCGTCCATTCGGCAAaccaaggagaagaagggaaatggGCAGTGTAGTCCTGGGTAAAGGAATTGCCGAAGAGATCGAATCCGATCTGAAGGGCTTTTTGGGTCGAGGGAAATGGTACGCGGAAAGAG GTATTCCCTATCGAAGAGGATACCTCCTGCATGGACCTCCGGGATCTGGTAAAACGTCGTTCATCCAAGCTCTCGCAGGGTCCTTGAACTACAATATCTGTCTCATGAATCTTAGTGAGAGAGGTCTTACAGATGATAAACTTAATCATTTGCTGGGCCTTGTACCTGAGCGGAGTTTTGTGCTGCTAGAGGATATTGATTCGGCGTTTAACAGACGTGTACAAACGAGTGAGGACGG CTATAAATCTTCTGTCACCTTCTCCGGTCTCTTAAATGCTCTTGACGGTGTCGCATCATCGGAAGAACGAATCATCTTTATGACCACCAATCATTACGATCGCCTTGACCCGGCACTTATTCGACCAGGTCGAGTTGATATTCAACAACTTCTGGATGATGCTGCCGGTGAACAAGCCAAACGATTGTTTGTCAAGTTCTATGGCAATTCAGTCAATGAGGATGGCACAAAGGGTAGAGTGTTgagggaaggagagctTCCGCTAAATGACGAGGAAGTAGAATCTTTAGGCAACTCGGTGCAACGTATCGTGGACGATGAGCGGGCTCATGGAAAGGTCGTTAGCATGGCTAGTCTGCAAGGGCATTTTATCCGTACCGGAGCGAAAGAGAGCCTAGATGGGATCCGTGAGCTGTGTAGGCCAAGGGAAGGGCAAGCATAG
- a CDS encoding hypothetical protein (HMMPfam hit to LRR, Leucine Rich Repeat, score: 49.8, E(): 7.6e-12) — protein sequence MFGGLKILDLSKNLLKGVPDALSDLLRLSSLDLSHNSLPSIPRSVLLLPQLQVLDISHNSITTLSFDSPIGPSEEGLRYGSGFFTTAIQRQTALKSERPILPVLRHLSLGSNTITQEGLKALASVYLKHMRVLNIENNNVSGVLDVQSLGISEKAMPELSHLVLSGNINIRGLIGTIASAAKVDTIGCNLRQATPSFNHEDTSTVEDNQDKASSAVETGPAANDEHTLPIPEPDLTIVYRTLPAATFDSEPLAVDFDLYLPSTPAGPSGHPLVIWFHGGGLLQGNKENLPPHFRRLPSHAYTRGDGRPDESVAIISPNYRLAPQVSILDILSDVTVLFDYIQTRLNDRLVKDGKGDHKIDVSRICLSGGSAGGYLALIAGLRVPDEVGDEEIGAYRGLKNEAIKCLAPFYPITDLTDKFWATETNPVPWMNGNSISHAQAKPHIDTKAAPVCSAVSGGPRSILYPYMLQHSLFPSLLFLTQRSVGQGLDAFRPSPLSLSIPHRLEIASKSSKAKYHVPIFFVYGTIDDKVQPMEKTIEALGRASGDLVIERVEGADHAFDEDPKVECQAFQEWLGKTLL from the exons ATGTTTGGAGGATTGAAAATTCTGGAT TTAAGCAAAAACCTTCTCAAAGGGGTTCCCGATGCCCTCTCTGACCTCCTTCGTTTGAGCTCTCTGGATCTTTC CCACAATTCGCTACCATCCATTCCTCGTTCTGTCCTTTTGCTTCCCCAACTTCAGGTTCTGGATATCTCGCACAATTCAATTACTACCCTATCTTTTGATTCACCCATAGGGCCTTCTGAAGAAGGCCTCCGCTATGGCTCTGGATTTTTCACTACCGCCATCCAACGTCAAACCGCTCTCAAGTCAGAAAGACCTATACTTCCAGTGCTTCGTCATCTGAGTCTTGGGAGCAATACCATCACTCAGGAGGGTCTGAAGGCACTGGCCAGTGTCTATCTTAAGCATATGAGGGTCCTCAACATAGAAAATAACAACGTTTCGGGTGTTCTTGATGTTCAAAGTCTTGGGATCAGTGAGAAGGCCATGCCGGAGCTCTCTCACCTTGTTCTCTCCGGAAATATCAATATCCGCGGCCTCATTGGTACCATTGCATCGGCTGCTAAGGTTGATACCATAGGATGCAACTTACGTCAAGCCACTCCTTCATTCAACCATGAAGATACATCCACTGTCGAAGATAATCAAGACAAGGCTAGCTCGGCTGTCGAAACAGGACCTGCGGCGAATGACGAACATACTTTACCTATTCCGGAGCCTGACCTTACTATTGTCTACCGCACTCTTCCAGCAGCCACGTTCGACTCGGAACCTCTGGCTGTTGATTTCGATCTTTATCTTCCTTCTACCCCTGCCGGCCCTTCTGGCCACCCCCTTGTCATCTGGTTCCACGGCGGTGGTTTGCTACAGGGAAATAAAGAaaatcttcctcctcatttCAGGCGATTGCCTTCACACGCTTACACCAGAGGCGATGGACGCCCTGATGAAAGTGTAGCAATCATTTCGCCCAACTATCGCCTCGCTCCTCAGGTCTCTATCCTTGATATCCTCTCTGATGTTACTGTTCTCTTCGACTACATTCAAACCAGGCTCAACGACAGATTGGtcaaggatggaaagggtGATCATAAGATAGATGTTTCTAGGATCTGCCTTTCAGGAGGTTCCGCGGGGGGCTATCTGGCATTGATAGCAGGCTTGAGAGTACCTGATGAAGTTGGCGACGAAGAGATTGGAGCTTATAGAGGATTGAAGAATGAGGCCATCAAATGCCTCGCACCTTTCTATCCCATCACTGATCTCACGGACAAATTCTGGGCGACAGAGACGAATCCAGTACCATGGATGAATGGCAACAG CATCTCGCACGCTCAAGCGAAGCCTCATATCGACACCAAAGCAGCGCCTGTCTGCTCTGCTGTCTCTGGTGGACCTCGATCTATCCTATATCCATATATGCTTCAAcattctcttttcccttccctcctgTTCCTTACTCAGCGTTCAGTTGGACAAGGTCTCGATGCGTTCCgtccctctcctctctctttgtCCATCCCTCATCGCCTGGAAATTGCTTCCAAGTCGAGCAAGGCAAAGTATCACGTTccaatcttctttgtgTATGGCACCATTGACGATAAAGTGCAACCCATGGAGAAGACGATTGAGGCACTGGGTAGGGCCAGTGGAGATCTCGTAATCGAAAGGGTTGAAGGGGCAGATCACGCATTCGATGAGGATCCGAAGGTCGAATGTCAAGCATTCCAGGAGTGGTTGGGCAAGACACTCCTTTAG
- a CDS encoding hypothetical protein (Match to ESTs gb|CF193613.1|CF193613, gb|CF192626.1|CF192626, gb|CF187535.1|CF187535; HMMPfam hit to Glyco_transf_8, Glycosyl transferase family 8, score: 36.8, E(): 8.6e-09), whose amino-acid sequence MVVSPPLTPGVQGSRAWVTLVTNPAYVAGLLTLHRTLSSLSAYPLLVMTTPSLPATHSSLLRSLGLNLVPVSHLSPSSSQHPGFDPSFSRFNDAWTKLQVFGLTEYDKVILIDCDMIFLKDMDELFDFELPGRDWIGASPACVCNPLKLGHYPKDWIPANCSLSMQQSPTSLTSPPIPSPSAPRTAHLLNSGLVILHPSSTVLASLIDFINTSPTIAHVKFADQDVIAEAFKGRWRPLPWWCNALKTLRAVHKPLWRDEEVGIIHYILDKPWSARPPSLPPHQHPSPALPPSPASLDGSDDGQASYHVKPQIRRRPLPSGLLDAVRNSPPQKSLTDYSEVDAWWWIVYEDLLDDLKARGVDWEAVDKWVTR is encoded by the exons ATGGTCGTCAGTCCGCCTTTGACTCCTGGTGTGCAAGGATCCCGAGCGTGGGTGACGCTCGTAACCAACCCTGCGTATGTGGCCG GTTTACTTACTCTTCATCGTACCCTATCGTCTCTTTCCGCGTACCCACTCTTGGTGATGACTACTCCTTCACTCCCTGCCACTCATTCGTCACTTCTTCGTTCCCTTGGTCTGAATCTCGTTCCGGTATCTCACCTCTcgccgtcttcttcgcaaCATCCTGGATTTGATCCTTCATTTTCTCGATTCAATGATGCTTGGACCAAGCTGCAAGTGTTTGGGCTTACAGAGTACGACAAGGTCATTCTGATAGACTGCGATAtgatcttcctcaaggATATGGACGAATTATTTGACTTTGAGCTACcaggaagagattggaTCGGAGCTTCTCCTGCCTGTGTATGTAATCCTCTCAAACTTGGACACTATCCAAAGGACTG GATCCCCGCCAACTGCTCCTTATCCATGCAGCAATCTCCCACTTCTCTTACATCTCCCCCCATCCCATCCCCGTCCGCCCCACGTACAGCTCATTTGCTTAATTCGGGACTTGTAATTTTACACCCTTCATCAACTGTCCTTGCATCTCTGATAGACTTTATCAACACGTCTCCTACCATCGCCCATGTCAAATTTGCCGATCAGGATGTCATTGCCGAAGCTTTcaagggaagatggaggcCGTTACCGTGGTGGTGCAACGCGTTGAAGACGTTGCGAGCTGTCCACAAGCCGCTGTGGAGGGACGAAGAGGTTGGAATCATACATTACAT TCTGGATAAGCCGTGGTCGGCCCGCCCCCCTTCACTCCCGCCGCATCAACACCCCTCGCCCGCGTTGCCACCTTCCCCTGCTTCTCTAGACGGAAGCGATGACGGTCAAGCATCCTACCATGTAAAACCACAAATTCGCCGCCGACCTTTGCCATCCGGTCTACTTGACGCCGTTCGAAATTCACCACCGCAAAAGAGTTTGACGGATTATAGCGAAGTAGATGCCTGGTGGTGGATCGTGTATGAAGATCTTCTAGACGATCTGAAGGCCAGAGGCGTGGATTGGGAGGCTGTTGATAAATGGGTTACTCGATAA